Part of the Panicum virgatum strain AP13 chromosome 4N, P.virgatum_v5, whole genome shotgun sequence genome is shown below.
CAGTATAGGAATAGAAAGAACAAGCACCAGTGCAAGTCGTCGCCGGAGAGAATATGGGGAGCCATGGCTGCTTGTGGAGCTGCGGCCGCCGTCGATGCTGCTTGCGCAGGAGGGCCTCCCTGCCATCGgccccctccgcgccgcccgctgTGCCTCCTGCCGGCGCTTCCCAGCAGGCGCCGCGCCACCCCGCCGCATCGCACCACCCCGCCACCATCACACCTCCCCATCGCGTCGCGCCACCCCGACGCCGCCCGCTGCCActgcgccggtcgccgccccctgccgccgcgccggtcACCACGCACCGTAGCTGCTCGAGTGCGCCGACCCGCAGCCGCTCGAACGCGCCGGCCGAGATCCGCACCATACGCCACCCGCGGGAAGCCGGAAGCCGCGCGTCTCCCTCGCAGCTGCTTGCCACCGCCTGTCTCCCACCATGCGCTGGTCGCTGCCCCGCCGCAGCTCAGAGCCGCTCGGCctccccgccaccgcccgccgctggGCGCGCCTCAGGCTCCAGCAGCTGGCCCACTGGTCACCGCCCCTGCAGTCCTCTCGagttctcgccgccgcctggcgcGCCGGTCCGGATCCCAGCTGGATCTATCGAGAGGAAAGGGGAAGGGAAATGCGCACCGGTTGGGATCCCTGCTAGATCCAtcgagaggaaagggaagggaaaaagaggaaaagaaatggaaatggggaggggggagggggaggctgCGGGATGGCGTGCTGTGAAGGAGTTGGGTCGACCGTAAATTTTGAACTTACGGTCAACCGTAGATTCAGGATTGCGCATTCTCTCTCACGACATACGCTAAGTCACGGGTAATCGTCTACTTTCTCATCATCTCCTAGGCATGTACTGTCCTATATATAAATGGAGCTCTCAAGAGGCCAGAGACCGGCCAAGCAGAGCCAACACAATTCACTGGCATGCAGACCAAAACCTGTAAACATCACATACCAGCCTAGCTAGCTGCTGCGTATCTGCAGCAGGACCGTCGTCTGCCTGCACTTGGCCGATCATAGGATCGACACGCCGGCGTCGACGATGAGGGAGCTGATGCGGCGCCTGAGCTTCTCGGACAGCGtgagcgacggcagcggcggcgtgcccCGCGGGTGCGTGCCGGTGCTGgtgtgcgacggcggcggcggcgagggcgagcggtTCGTGGTGCGCGTGGAGGCGCTGCGGCACCCGTCGTTCGCGGCGCTGCTGGAGATGGCGGCGCAGGAGTTCGGGTACAAGCAGGAGGGCGTCCTGCGGGTCCCCTGCGACGTCCGCCACTTCAAGGACGTCCTCGCCGCCATCTCCGCCGTATCCTCGCCGCGCTCTAGGAACTGATCCACGAAATTATTACTCAGGCGTTAATCGGAGGCATCGGATCTGGATTAAGAGCCACCTGATAACCTGTTAATTACGTATTAGCGTAGTGCTGATGATGGTTGGGATACCAAGGATTACTTGACCTACTTtaattcctcctcctcctcctcctcctccttcttcttctttgtgtTAATTATTTGGTTTCTTGGTTTGGGCAAGATCGACCACGGAGAGGACTTGCTAGCTAGCATGCATCAGCGCGTTGCAGTGCGCGTGTAATTTAAGGTTAGGCCTCCTGTCGATGTTCAGTGGAAATAATGGATCAGTCTGCACATATGTTTCTCTTACAGTATTGGCTTCACTCCTGCAACTTGGAATGAAAAGAAGGAATCGAGTTTTCAAGTCAGGTTTTCAGAGTTTGGATGATAAATTAAAGAGCTAGCATAGGTTTTTCAAGTTATCAATACACACTTGGGTCAACTTTTCAGTAATATCGTAGATCAGCGTATCATCTACTAGTCGTGTTTGGTGTCCAGATTCTCCACGACAGTGCTAGACTGCTACTAGTACATTAGAGTGAGTGTTGTACATCCTGTTTCATGATTAGTGAAGACTAGTCACCGGTCAGAGTTGAATCCAACAACTATAGAACAATTTTTCTGAAGACTACACCGCACACACATGTACAGAGTAGTTGGCCGGTTTTGAAGCGCCAGAATAGAAATTTGCGAGAACAGGGGATGTCAGCCCTGTTTGTTTTCATGTAGTTTATAATCTAAGCGTGTTCGAGAGAAGCGAAGATTTTCTCGCTTCTCGTAGTTCAAATCTCTGAAGCGGATTATCACAGAAGCGAAAATAAGCGAGGCGTTTGGTAGGATTATCGCTTATTTCCACCGATAAACCGATTATAATCGGAAACAAACAGAGCCATCGTAAGCTACTCCATGTTCTTGCAACTTTGTAACATTTTCAGATAATTTATTCCAAGCGATTGTCTCATTACTCACCCTTATCCTAACCTCATTTCCTTTGCGAAGTGGACGAGGAATTAAAGTGATTGTCCCATTCCCTTCCCTCTCTACTATCGATGGTGCTCACTGCGATGCAATGTTTGACCGCCACATGTCAACGCCTACCAGTACGACCACATTACACATTGCTGGCGCACACGCACCTAGCACTAGCAGCGCCGATATATTGTACTACAACACCCGCAGGATATGTGCTCCTGATTTTTTTTCCCCAACAGAAGGAAGTGGGATTTCACGTGAGCGACTGGCCACGCATCCCCCAGGTCTCCAACGTAGGGCACACGGCCGATTGACAGTCTGAATATGGACGCGTGTACTAGGCGTCTAGGCCCACGACGACATAGAAACGTCAAGCCCAGTGCAAGCTGGTATAGATAGGAGCACGTTTCCAATCTCCGGAGCCGTACGTTTCCAATCTCGCCGGCGATTCTTCATTCTCTAGCTAGCTAGTTTCTACAGCCTGCACGCGGGTCGCATCGGAAACCTAGACCGGGCGTCTTGTTATGAGGGAGACGGAAAGCAGTGGTGAAAACGtacgcagagagagagagagagagaaagagagagagcaagTTGGAAGCAGCGAGCTTCGGGCACGACCCGGCCGAGAGATAAGCAGGCGATGCCTCGAGCAGAGTCTCGTCGTGCCGGCACCTGTTTCTGCAAGATCGGAGGGGGAGCTTGGGAAAAGAAGAATTGCTCGTGGTCACGCGCGTGACCCCGATCCCCCGAATGTACATATCGCATGCAACCCACCCCTTCACGATTTCGTGTTTTCATTTTAAAATCAGCCTAATAAACCGGTCAACTCATATTTTATTGCTAGGAGCAAAAACAAATGTCTACTTGGCGAAAGCTCGTCCCCCACCAGCCGGAggcgacgccgtcgccgccgcgcctcctcaaCCGCCCGTCCGACGCGCCCAGGTCCTCTGCCGCAGCCTGGCCGTCCCCACCCACATCCAAAGCCCCACGCGCTAGCGCAGCCCCGCCCATATCTGGATCTGCCAGCAAGCTCCGAGGATGCTCGGTGGTGCCGGACACGCCGGAGTCCCAGCAAGGTATGCCCACGCCTCCACCACGCTCCTTTGTAGAGGTTGTCAAGGGAGAAGCCCAGCCGGTCTTCAATTCCACTCCGTCCAAGGCACCGGCCACCAAGCCCAAGTCCGCCATTACTATCCCAACAAGAAGCAATTACTACTCCGGCTCCAACACGCCACCCCGTCAGGATACTGCTCAACGCGTTCGCGTCTCGGCCGCTCCGGCGGGAACAGCTGCGCGGCGCCACCACGTCCCCCCTGCTGCGACAGCTCGCGGCGCCTTCAATTCGCCTGCACCGACCGCTGAGGAAGGATGGGTGAAGGTCAAGGAGCCGTACTGGTGGAGGAAATGCAGGGATTCACTTCACAACGGCGCCCCGTGTTTACGCTGACACCAACCAAGCCGTCCGAGAGAACAGAACAACGCTGCGCTGCGAGCTTTCCGGGAGCGAACGCACGGGCGCTGCTTCATCTGCCTCACCCCCGGCCACCGCGCGGCCACCTGCCGCGCCCAGTACCGCTGCTTCATCTGCAACCGCTCCGGCCACCGCGCACGTGCTTGTGACCAGGGCCTGCCGCACCGCAGCCAGCGCCACACGCCGCCAACCAAGTCAACAtccggccaccaccgcgcccGTCACAACCGACCGGCGTCGCCGCAGCCGACGGCCGCCATCCACCGCCGCACCGGTCACAAGGAGCTCCCGCCTCCACCCAAGCCGACGTCGCGGACCAGGATGTTGTGCCTCGGCGACCCTGCCACCAGGCCTGATGCGGAGGACTGCCTCGTCTAGTCCACCCGCGTCGTCGACGACAATTTGCGCGACTGGGACACTACGGGCGCCGTCACCTGGGCGGTGCGCGGCCCGGAGTCCACTGGGCCTATGGAGGTTGAAGCGGCCATCCGAGAAGAGTTCAACTTGCGACATGACGAGGTGAAGGCGACCTGCCATTTCCCTGAGTCCTGTCTGATCAAGTTCAAATATGCTCGCCATTGTTCGGTGGCCCTGGAGAAAGTCTCGGCGAAATGTCGTGGCATAGAggttttcttcatcaagtgGAGGAGCCTCCGTGACGCCGAGGGGGTGACCCTCCTCTTCCGCGTCAAGCTATGCCTCGACGGCGTTCCGTGCCACGCCTGGTCGGCTGAGCTGGCGGAGCGCATCATCAGCCGCACCTGTGCGCTCGAAGGGATCGAGACCAACCTCGACATGTCGGCGGACACGAAGACCATCGATCTGTGGGCCTGGACGGCCAACCCAAGCACCATCTCCAAGCTGGTCTGGCTTGCATTCACAGGCAGAGCACGCGACCCCCACCTGGCGTCCGTGCAGGTCTCCGACACCCCACCGGAGCGCTGGCAGAGAGGGGTCAAGCACCCTGTCATCGTGCACCTGGAGGAGTTCTAGGACTACACCGCCGCGTCGGTCAACCTCGACAACCGGACATGCATGCCGACAACGCACAAGCTGCCGCCTTGGCATATGGGGGTCATCGATGGCGAAACGGCCCCTCGACGGATGCTGGAGCGGCCGGGTCGGCGACTGTCTCCCCCGCGCGCTGGCGAACGCGGCCGCCACGCTGGCCACGACGGCCACAATGACGAGCAGCGCCACAAGGATAGGGAGGATAAGGAACGCCCATGACGGAGCTACAACGACGACCATCATCATCGGTGGAATGTTTGGCGACGCAGggaccacgacgacgacgaacgTGACGATCGCGGCCGGGACCACGGCGATGGGCGAAAGGGGGGCGACCGCGATGCATATCGTGAGCGGGAGCGCTCCCCTAGACGCCGAAACTGGGGAGGCAGCTCCTCACACGGCGGCAAGAGGCACGAGGCGGCTATGCACGGCAGCTCCCCACATGACGGCAAGGGCTACGAGGACGACGTGCCAACGCAGCTTGTGGTACTCCCTCAGCAGCTGCCCAGGCTGATGGACCTGCACTCCAAAGAGGTGATTGAACTGCAATTTCTCTTTCGCAATCAGGCTTCAACCATACAGGAGGCGGCCAGAAACTACCTCAACGGCAATCGGCTCCCCGGCGTCCCCGACATGCAAGCTCTCAACAGCCTCTGCAACGACTACATCGCCAAGGCAGCGGCACTCGCAGACAGGCTGCAACTCCATGacgcggaggaggaagggggtgAAGCCTGGTCCAGCGTCCGGCGAGCGCAAGGATGCGCTGCGCCGGCTCCTCGCTTGATCCCGGTGGCTGATGTTTTCCAGCGCATCCTCACCGACCTGCCACCGTCAGTGGGGGATGTGGATGCAGCGCTGCAGCATATGCGCCTCTTCAACATCTCCGACAATGACGCCACGATCGAACGCCCTCCCTAACCAACCCGGGCCACGCCTGGGCCCCTTGATGGAAGCTTCGTCGACCTGTACCAGCGGGCCTGTCGCGCGCACATAGAGGACAACGTTCCAGTGTCTGGCGAGCCGGCTGTTGAGCCGGGCACCGGGAACGGAACGGCGGCGGCTACGA
Proteins encoded:
- the LOC120671632 gene encoding auxin-responsive protein SAUR71-like; this translates as MRELMRRLSFSDSVSDGSGGVPRGCVPVLVCDGGGGEGERFVVRVEALRHPSFAALLEMAAQEFGYKQEGVLRVPCDVRHFKDVLAAISAVSSPRSRN